CAAAAGTCTGTAGTTGGGGATACCTTTGCATTCTTTTTGTATGATAAACTTCCCTACTGTGACCTCCATTATACTGGAAAATTCTTACCTGAGAAAGAGCATGGGTTATTGTGACTCTACTGACCACAGCTTTTTATTCACACAAAGCAAATGTAACACTGGACTTACTGTTCTATCATAGGATCCAGTTACAAATTCCCGGCCAGTGGGAGAGTAATCAATATCCATCCTATAAAGAGAGAGATTTCAATTCCAAGGAATCCACAATGACAGCAATAAATACATGACTGCAATGGTCTCTAAAACTACTAAACCATCATCTTACACAGCAGAAACATGATCCTTGTGTACACATTTGGCTTCTTCCAACTTTCTAGCATCGTAGCTGTAGCAATTGCAATCTTCATTTGCCTACATGTAGCAGTGTTTTACCGTAAGTTCTACTATGCTGAGCGTTGAAGTGGCATGTATGAAAACAGAAAAACTCTTCTTCCTAAGCATGTAAACAACATAGGACTTCTATGGTCAGTTGCTACACATATCAAGgttagattttaaaaaaaaaacaattgccTAATGACAACATTCGAGCAACACCtcaattttttccccttcaGAATCTAtgcttgtttattttttctgctCAAGAAAATCTGCCAACACATTTGATAAATGTAAACAATTGGAAATTGTACATATTTTTCCTAGATAAAAGTACCCTGTCAAAACAAATTCTGACAGATACTTCAGAACTAGCAGCTAATTCCTTCAACAATGCCAACCATCAAGAGTTATAATCTTAAAAGCTGAAAACACAGTAGGAATGATATATCACATTTAAAAGCAGCAAGCTTAAGCTAATAGGCGGAGGGAGACAACAAAAACATAAGGCCCGTGTAAAAACCATAGATAAGTGATTTGGAGTACTTTATAGTATCTAGAACATAATAAAGTCCTCTTCCTTCAGCATCAACAGTcgcaattttttgtcttttcttgagACATAGCATTCAATAGTGTCCATTAGGTTCCAACTGATCTACAAAATCACCACATCTACATAGAACCTTGCAAAAAGAAAGTCCCCTAATTACATAGCATTGCCTTGCACAACTCAAAGTGTCAACCAAATGTCAGATTCACTTcaatgaaaggggaaaaaagaaggtgAAAGATTTTCAATCAGTAGCACACTCCGCAGTCTAAAAGATTGGAGAAGACCAGAAAGGAAAACTATCAGAAAAGAATTGCAACACAGTATAAACAGGATATAACAGTTGCGCTTACAGCAGTGAAGTTCATTGGCTCCATTGGGTTCCAAGAAATAGCATTAGTTTTTGTCTGAAACAAGAGAGCTGAGTTAGCAACGGCTACATAACTAAAACCGTACATCACTAAGTTGTTCTTCAGATAACCTCCAAATTAAAAGGAGAAGATATTCTAAATGAAGAAAACAAACATTTGAATGCATGCATCTTCATCTGATCGGCATGATTCACCATTAttgattcaaaaaaaattagtcatCTCGGTGGAagttttcttattatttttctcctGCATCTTCAAAAGATTGCACTCTTGATAAAACACTGAAGTGATAACTTGCCAAATTACCCTCATGATAACTTTTCTCGTTGGGGACGACATACGCAAATCATAGAGGGTTATGCTGCGGTCactgcaaggaaaaagaaggccATTATTATGTCTTATATTTAACAGCAAAGGaaatatatttatcaaattcaaaGCTGATTGAGACAAATGAAGGTGGCGGTTCATATTTTGTTGAGCATCCAGAACATAGATGAAATTGACAAACAACAAACCATAACAGCTGGATACAAAAGCACATTGAAACCTCGAATAAACATCTTACTGAACCATGTGAACAAAAGAGGCAAAGACAAGGGAGGATGGGACAAATACAATGCATACATACCTCCCTGATGTTGCCAATACATTAGGTTCTCCAGGGTTGAATCTTACAGATATGACGGTATCCGTTCCCCATTCGAAACTGCTTATTGGCTGAGACCTACACAGAAGGATTATATGGAGGGTCACGATAAAAGATTAAGTTGCATCACATGAAAGTAGAGATATTACTGCCTTCAAACACCTGTTTTGATTCCAAATATCTACTTGAGCACCAGCTGTAGCAAAAAGTTCACCATCCCATTGGTGATCAACTGCCCTGCGCGTTACATAAAAGAATTTTGATACCAAGAATATCTAAATGAACccaaagatttggatttcgcaATTGGTAGATGACAATAAAACTTACCAGAATGCATTCTTCCATACATAAACTGCCAGTGGCTGAATGCAACGAAATTGAGTTGTTAGTTCAAAAGGGCAACTGTTCATGGCCCAACAAGTGTCAAAATACGACAAGCATACCTTTGCCAAGTTCTCATGTGTGCCATCAGACTCCCCAAGAGTAGCTACAGGAACATTCCACAATCGAACCCTGAACAACCAAAGAGCAGGTTTGCCATGTAAGGAGTATAACACATGCAGAATTTTGCCAGTCCAAAAACTGCCATATGTTAATGTTACatattgcaaaaatctttaTCAACTGTCAAGTGCCAATAATGGGACTTACGTGCTATCAATTCCGCAGGATACCAGAATTTGACCATCTGTAGATGCTGCCAAGCCTCTGACAGGGCCTTGATGACCAGGAAATTGACATACTGTTCGCCTGTCCATCGATTTTCAAACAGATGCTTACACTATACATTTttcctttacaaaaaaataaagacactAGATGCAAACTCCATGAAGATCTGAAAATTACATCAAACTAGCCTTACCTTGAAGCGATGTCCCAAAGGCGGATATctgtaaaatgaaaataacaatataaTTAGCTGTCTTCCAGCTATTTAGTCAAAGACAACAGTTCACACCTGCAGGGAAACAAATTTGATAGATGGCACATACAATTTAGATGCAAGTATGCCAACAGATTTCACCACTGCCCATTTCGGAAAACGAATAACGTAAATCCAGGAAAAATTTTGAGTCTTGGACAGGAAATTTCTcaacaagaagaacaacaaTAGCTGCAGGAGTCACAATCAATGGAGATTTGGGGCCAAAGACCATTCCACCGTCACTCACTATGTTatcaaaaactttaaaaagaaCTTCATGCAGCTTCCTAAAGGATTATATTTCTCAAATTCAAACTCATACATCGATGTATCATAACGAATCAACAGTTACTTGCACCACACTCATCCTCATTCACCACACTCATCCTCATTCACTGCTTAATGGAAACACAACGACAGGATGAGCATAACATCAACATACCTCCATCCATAGAGCCAGAAAATATTCCCTTCAAGTAATTCGGGTTCTTGGCCATACACGATACCGAATCGACGTGTCCATCCATGGCTCCAACAAAGGGCCTTGCGAAAACCTAGCCAGTAATGAACAGAGCAAGATACGCAATTAAGAACGAAGAACAGCCACATTATAAGCAGGCAGAACGGAAACGGAAAACCGATCACGTACGGAAGCAAACCAGTCAGAAAACGAAGCTGACGAAGAACTTCGCATCGCATAAAATACCCAAGGATCCGAAAAgtccccttaaaaaaaaaaaaaaaaaaaaaaaagagctcacCTTGTCCAATTTAGCTGCATTCAGAGCCCGGACGTACTCCACCGCCTTCTCTTGGGTCCGAAGGTTGGGGTCGAAGTTGCGGAATACCCTCTGATCGAATTCGGATcgattttttagcaaaaaatccAACGATGACGAAGAACCGAAGCAGAAACGCAGCGAAATTTCCGGAAGAAATTTCCGGAAGAGCTTGGGACGGCACGGCTCACCTGGAGGTCCTGGCTGCGCTCTCGGGTGAACTCATCCGTGGAACGCGATATCACTTTCACCTTCATCGCGGCGTCTGCCGATATTGCTCGGCCAGAAGTAAGCCGGTTTCAGAAGCTCTCGCCGGCGGTGACCGTTTCTCTGGATCGccgaaaaaccctaaaaagagAATGGGGCGCTGGAGAAGCGAACTAAAACCCccgggaagagggagagggaaggagaagaagagaggagaggagaggagaggagagaattTGGGCACGCCATGCGAATGGGCTCGTGATATATGGGCTTGGCCCAAGTTCGTCGCAGACCGGCCCAAAGTCCGATCTACATAGTTCCACTCAATTATTGAAAAACGTTGACATTAGACCTGAGCAGTCTGGTCCACCTAAATAGGCCATCCCAAGTCCCTTCCCCCACAAGCCATTTTTAAGCAATTGAAAGGGAGGAACACGGGATAATGGATAACGACCCCACTGGGCTCTCACAAGGGGCGGTGAAGGGGAAGCACGGGATAATGGCCCCCTGGGCTCTCCGGCCCCCAGGAGGGAGGTCACTACCTTCTCCTAGCATACTAAGCTAGTAAACCCCCAGTGAAAGGTCCGGAAGGTGGCAATCTCCCGGGGTGGCTCGTTAAGACAAAATATTTGATTGATAATATATCCAAAACCgaattttaatactttttacaACTAtgtaaatattaattttattcctaTACACATTTCTTACCATATGATAGATTTAAAATTCGTGATATATAATGTTAATAATATGCAAATAGGCACAATAccgattaatttaataattacctacatttaatattataattctTGTCAATACTAATCAATTTGATGTCAATTTATCGGTTATAATTAATGAAGATTAACTTATGTTAACAAAGGCTAAACTAATGAAATTCTATAAACACAGAAACCCCTAGAATTTATTAATGATTTGCAATATTATTGATCAGATTTGGCCGACTCAGTTCCTCTcgcattttttcatttttttaaatatgtatttaaaaaaaaaaaccaaattaggTGTCAAGAGGGGTTTCTGTGTTTATAGAATTTCATCAATGGCTAGAGGTAGTTATTTAAAAGAAGTAATATGTGAAACCATAATGTAAAACATATTATGATTTTATAATATCTAATATTATGATTAATCAATTTTACATGTCATTAATAATATTGAGTAAAATTGATTATTAATTTGTTGTTCGGTATTTTGCCTTGctagaatttcaaattatgattattttcatattatgattatcatcaatttgaaatcatttaaatatggcttaattttataattaataatttataaaattcatattATCATTATGAGCGAGGGCTTATAAACTAATTgtcataaaataaattagatatttacaaaattatatGATTTGTAgtcataattataaaatttgaatttgctttgcattttcctagTAACACTTGTCATGGTCCGAAAGAATGCTGATCCAAGAGGGTTAAAGGTGTTGGGGAGAATTCGGGTACAACAATTCACCACGGCCAAACACAATCCAAGATTAATTTCTCCCCCGAAGCTAAATCAACTAAAGATTTCTTAACCTCCAGTAACAACCAGCAATATATAAcctcacaaaatgcaaatataacgcTGAAATGATAAGTAGATAAAGCAAATAACAACACCAAAGATTTAACATGGAAAACTCGATGCGGGAAAAACCACGGACCAcccaaaaacatccactaatcaccaagaatagcaTGATACACAAAGTATTATTCTCTAGTCACACACTAGATGCTCAAtatcaacattacaatcatcttcttctcaccaCATAGGTAGACAAACAAATTTGGAGTAAGAAAACCTTAACCGCAACTAGAGAATTCGGAGACGGTTCTCAAtgaacaaaaaccatcaactcatagccctcggtctcacgaacaacatactgaaatttgagccgattccgtcaatatttggccttcgaatcaaagccgcaaagttacagccctcttccttcttcttccttctttgtgcACACCCACGCACAACAacttccacttctttttgttattttcttttctttttgctttttttttaaaatgctgGGTGGgcccacatgaaggtggacccagcGATGGCCGTGACACATCTATGGATCAATCGACCCTCGGCTTCCCCGACATTTAGAATTTTCTCGAGTCTTCTTAAATAATCCCGAAGGCGGGCAATACGGTAATTGTATTCGTACGTAATAAATGCGATACGGTAATTGTATTCGTACATAATGGGTAGTTGGTAGTTGAGGCCACCGTTAGATTGAACATAGATCTATGATACGATTTGCCTTGTTATAAGGTCTCCTCTCTCATTGTACTCATCTCATTCATATCACAAGTAAATACAATCCAAAACTTCTAAAGTTTCTCTCTATCCTTAAGGCTACACAAGTAGATTGGATCGAGTTTCTCTCTATCCTTAAGATTGGCTCAAATCGATCACCCTGTGATTAGTTCACAATAGCCCCTAGAGTTGCACGAATAAGATTGGCTCAGATCGATCAGCCCGTGACTAGTGATATCAGAGCAACAGTTGTTTCAAGCATAATGGCTGATCCATGATCTGAGATTGAGGATCTCGCCATCAAACGCAATGGTTGATCCACGATCCGATTGAGGATCTCGCCATGAGTGGTGACTGCGTTGATTGTGGGAGGACGTCGAGAAGGGCGCTGCCAAGGGAAAAAAACCTGTGATGATCGAGTTCAAGGGATCCAATGGAGGATCTTACACATGGATGACGAAGCTAGAGTTGTTCGTCGCAATATCCAAGGATCGATCGATGACCAGATCTAGACTGTGGACGAAGTAGACGCCAGAAGGGAGGAGCTCATTGCTAAGAGGAGCTCATTGCGGTGTAAGAGCTCAACTGGCGTGGAAGATCGGAGTTATTGTTGGAGGCTCTAAGGGAAGAACTCGCACAACGGTACCATCCCATGCCATGATGGCAGCCATGCATGCGGAGATAGCGAAACTCAAGGATGGCGGTCATGCGCGTGAAGATAGCGAAGCTGACCAGCATGGGAGACCTCCAACACGAGTTGCTAGGGGCTCCAAGGGAAGAACTCGCACAATGGTGGGATCCCAGGTCATGATGGTGGTATGCGCGCACAGATAGCGAAGCTCGGGATGGCAGCCATGTGCGCGGAGATAGCGAAGCAGGGTAAGCTCTCTGAATCGGAAGTATTTAAAACCGGTGGCGCACGGAGATAGCGGAGCTCAGGGTAAGCTCACTGAATCAGAAGCATTTAAAACGCGGTACTCCACCGCCTTCTTCTCTTAGGTCCGAAGATTGGGGTCGAAGTTGCGGAACACCCTCTGATTGAATTCGGGTCAATTTTTTCAGCAAAATCTCCAACGATGACGAAGACACCGAAGCAGAAACACAGTGAAAATTCCGAAAGGGCTTGGGAAGGCAGAGCGCTCACCTGGAGGTCTTGCCTGCGCTCTCGGGTGAACTCATCTGTGGAAAGCGATATCACTTTCACATCGGCATCTGCCGATTACTCCTTTTCCAGAAGTAAGCCGGTTTCAGAAACTCTGATCGGCAATGACCGTTTCTCTGGATCGCCGAAAAACCCTTAGAGAGAGAATGGGGCGCTGGAGAAGCGAGCTAAGACCCCCgcgaagagggagagggaaggaagagagaatttggGCCTGCCATGCGAGTGGGCTCGTGATATATGGGCTCAGCCCAAGTTCGTCGCAGACCGGCCCAAAGTCCGATCTTGACTTAATGCGTCGCTTGAAGTTTTGTAGACGCATTTTAGAACCGTAGATTTTGATCTCAAGAGATGGTCAGATTCAAGTCgatttggtgttttttttttttttttttggtgacaacCGTTATTATCATAATTGCTGACTAaatattaatttcttatttatgttcaatTTATATCATTATCCATATGTAATATCATGCGCCGGTTATATCATAACTTTTTGCATCCGATATAAAATTGCAATTTCTCTTTCAAGTGCTTTTTATGATTTGCCTAAGCTCCAGTTAtcatgaataataataataataataataatatagccCCGCAAAtttgctttgcattttcctagcGACACTGCTCGGGGTTTCGCCTCCGGCTTGCTTTGGCTTGGAGACCCTGTAAGGAAAACAACTTCCAAATGACCAATTCTTTTTCATCTCCATTTTACCCAcagaaaattttcattattcttCTTTTACCAACCTCGGCGCCCCTAGCCAAGGCTGCACAAACTGAAGCAAAGCTTCGCAAGGGCCGCACGCACACCGGGCCAGTGGCTCAATAGGGTTATTACACTGACCACAAGCGAGCTTTTTGCCTGAGGTCCCGTCGCCCCGCGCCTGGTGGTCGCCCGAGAGTGCATCTACACTTctctttcttataattttttctttttcatgagttAAAATATTGCCATGCATCGATTATTTATAGCCTAAGTTCTGACGAAAACTTGTAATTCCCGAGAGAATCGCAGCTACCAAACGTCAGAAATTCACCGTCAAAAGAATGACCGTCACATGGGAATGTGCATCGCAgtcactttttgctgttgataTTAGATAAATTCTCACATCACACCCCTGAAAATGAACCTTCATAGCACATTCCCTCTGCGTTAGAAAGGCGGTCCACGAATATCCATCCATAGACAATTGGATGCATGACCGCAAAAATCACATGAAAGCATTGTGATCGGAGCATCGAATCAATTACAGGAATAACTCTGagcgaaaagagagagattgctTCTATCTGTGTTGTCGCAATAATCTAAAGCACTACACTAGGAAGCATCTTCCCACGACAAACAAGGTAACTTTTTTCCCGGGGCACATTCGAGAGGCCTATTTTCCGTGTGTCCACGTCCAGCTCGCTGATTCACCTTTTCTTCGGAAGAAAAGATATTTGAGGATACCGGTAAAAGAGTTGAACCCAGGCTGGACGCAGATGAGTCACTTGATTTGCCTAGAAGATTTTGGGCCATGAGGAAGTAGAATTTTGCCCCACAAGAGGCCAACTAGTGATCTTCCCTGTAGTCTGGATTCTCCTTCAAGATGACAAAACCTTCAAGAATAGGAGAGAGCGGAATATACCTGCAAGAAGCAGTCGCAGTTTAAAGGGCACCGCAAATGACCGagttgaataaatgaaaatttactAGAGAGAGTTAAAGTACTTCTCAGTAGCTAACTCTGCCCGATCGCCAGCTGCCAGAAGGACTGGGGTCGAATGTGTCTGGAAGCCAGTGATGGTCTTGGGACGACCTGCCTGCCCGACAACATCAACAGCTTGGCCAACCCGTACTGGCACAGATAACGTTTTCAGATTTTCGTCCACCGTCAACAGCATCCTCGGCTGCCACACCACGAAGGAAAAATTCGCAAATTACTAAAGGGCACGAAATTAGCAAAAATGCCAAATTCAAGACTTCCAGCTAGAGATGAACCTGCATGGCCAGAACAAGGAAGTAAAGAACATAATGATATTTCCCCAAGATGATGGCTTTCATGTCGAGGCACGCATGAAGCATTGTTATTATTCCTGCGAGTGCCGTCCTACAGACAAGTGCACATTAGAATAACAAGTGATGTTAATgtttaaaaagaaactcaatAGTATACCATCAATTcctttcaatttaatctcaagAACGTGTGCCTTATCTCAGATTATATCCCAGATCTATTGTGCAAAGAAAACTTACGGAGAGAGCAAAAATCGTTCTGAATGATAAGGATTAAGAGTCAACAAACCCTTCCCCAAGTGCACAAGACCTTGGGCAATCCGCACCTACAGAGGGGGGCCAAATCATGTCAAATAATAACCTTATCTTGTAAAGATAATCTGCAAATTAGAGAACAGTTGTATTGAGCATTACACAGAATAGAAGGCTTGCATCCTTGTAGTAATAGCTAGAAAGATTACGAAGCATCCCAGCTATTCGAGCATTGTTGGTTCCAGAACCTATCAAACCCAATGAAATAACAGCAGCCTATAGAAACACCAAAAATATCAGCCTCAATATTCCAATTCAAATGACTAAAGGGGCACAAAGCATAGCTGTTTCTTCTCACCATTGCAACTTCAGAATCTGTGTCATGGCTTAGCCTACTTAAGGTGTCCATTACATTAACCTACGCAGCATAAAACAAGTAAGAGCTATAAGCATTCTGAGTTCTGCAGGATTAAAAAAGTCAACACCCTTGTAATAAGGATCAATTCCCTCCCAGAAAATGGGCAGAAATGGTTTGTCCATATTGATGGCATATCTAGGGATATAGTTTCCAATCAGATTAGATTATGATTTGATATAAATACTTTGAGATCATGGTATCATAAACTTACTTAAGCTCATTTAAAAACTTAGTCCTATCAAAACCCAATAAGGTAGTACCGTATGCTTCATGTTGagattttttcagaaaatattcaTGAATGTCAACTACCTTTGGATTTGCAATGCATAGAAGCCCAAGAGCCAGTGGAACTGCCCGGCGGATGTTTTGTTCTCCATATTGTAAAAGATGCTCCAACGAACGAATTGCCATTTCAAGACCTAGTTCTTCAGCCATTGCAACCATGGCAATTCCAAGGATAGCAGGTGCCTGATGAGTTTCCCCCTTCTCGAGATGTTGTGCACAATGACCTAGCAAGTTTTGCACCTGCACCAATAAAGATCAGCAAATTATTCTGACAGTTGTTTCAATGGGTTATTAACTATAGTGGAGATAGGTACCTTAAGAACATTTCCTGTTCCAGCATATGCACAGGAAATGAGGGTCATCTCACAGTGTTTTCTGATCTTCTCATTGAAAGTCTTTGCAACTTCTGCTGTGACCTC
The sequence above is drawn from the Eucalyptus grandis isolate ANBG69807.140 chromosome 11, ASM1654582v1, whole genome shotgun sequence genome and encodes:
- the LOC104424942 gene encoding DDB1- and CUL4-associated factor 13; protein product: MKVKVISRSTDEFTRERSQDLQRVFRNFDPNLRTQEKAVEYVRALNAAKLDKVFARPFVGAMDGHVDSVSCMAKNPNYLKGIFSGSMDGDIRLWDIASRRTVCQFPGHQGPVRGLAASTDGQILVSCGIDSTVRLWNVPVATLGESDGTHENLAKPLAVYVWKNAFWAVDHQWDGELFATAGAQVDIWNQNRSQPISSFEWGTDTVISVRFNPGEPNVLATSGSDRSITLYDLRMSSPTRKVIMRTKTNAISWNPMEPMNFTAANEDCNCYSYDARKLEEAKCVHKDHVSAVMDIDYSPTGREFVTGSYDRTVRIFQYNGGHSREVYHTKRMQRVFCVKFSCDASYVISGSDDTNLRLWKAKASEQLGVVLPRERRKHEYHEAVKSRYKHLPEVKRIVRHRHLPKPIYKAGILRRTVNEADRRKEERRKAHSAPGSSSAEPLRKRRIIKEIE